CGCGTCGCGCGCTCGACGGCGTCCTGCTGCTCGACAAGCCGCTCGGCCTGTCGAGCAACGACGCGCTGATTCGCGCGAAGCGTCTCTATCTGGCGAAAAAGGCGGGCCACACCGGCACGCTCGATCCACTGGCGACCGGTTTGCTGCCGCTCTGTTTCGGCGAAGCCACCAAGTTTTCGCAAGACCTGCTCGAAGCCGACAAGACGTATGAGGCCACCATGCGCCTCGGCATTCGCACGACCACCGGCGACGCCGAAGGCGAAGCGATCGACACACGTGAAGTGACCTGCGACGAGGCCGCGGTTCAGGCGGTTCTGCCGACATTCCTTGGCGAGATCACGCAGGTTCCGCCGATGTATTCGGCGCTCAAGCGTGACGGTAAGCCGCTGTACGAATACGCGCGTGCGGGCCAGACCGTGGAGCGGGAAGGGCGTCAGGTGACGATCCTCGCGCTCGAGATGCTCGCTTGCGCGTTGCCGGATGTGACGTTTCGCGTGACGTGCAGCAAGGGCACCTATGTGCGCACGCTGGCTGAGGATATCGGCGAAGCGTTGGGTTGTGGCGCGCATCTGGTGGCGCTGCGGCGCACCGGCGTCGGCGCGTTGACGCTCGACAATTCGGTGACGCTCGACGCGTTGTCCGACGCCGCTGAAGGCGAACGCGATGCGTGGCTGCAACCGGTGGATGCATTGCTGTCGACATTCCCTCTCGTGCAGTTGGACGAAGACGCGACGCGCCGCTTCCTGCACGGTCAGCGGTTGAAGTTGTCCGAATTGACGATCACGGGCGAAGCAGTGAATGC
The nucleotide sequence above comes from Paraburkholderia aromaticivorans. Encoded proteins:
- the truB gene encoding tRNA pseudouridine(55) synthase TruB — its product is MTAPQRPRVPRRALDGVLLLDKPLGLSSNDALIRAKRLYLAKKAGHTGTLDPLATGLLPLCFGEATKFSQDLLEADKTYEATMRLGIRTTTGDAEGEAIDTREVTCDEAAVQAVLPTFLGEITQVPPMYSALKRDGKPLYEYARAGQTVEREGRQVTILALEMLACALPDVTFRVTCSKGTYVRTLAEDIGEALGCGAHLVALRRTGVGALTLDNSVTLDALSDAAEGERDAWLQPVDALLSTFPLVQLDEDATRRFLHGQRLKLSELTITGEAVNAPRVRVYAAEGRLLGVAKQGEGVLAPERLVVTTAN